The Herminiimonas arsenitoxidans genome window below encodes:
- a CDS encoding rhodanese-like domain-containing protein — translation MTTSADILATARARGEANQLPYAGALTPQEAYALLQNDPKVKLVDVRTTAERDWIGRPDIAAEQHTAVQWNLYPGGIPNPDFLPQLEQVADKDTVLLFLCRGAVRSRHAAKLATENGYANSFDVLEGFEGDKDADGHRKNVNGWCKAGLPWIGA, via the coding sequence ATGACAACTTCTGCTGACATTCTCGCTACTGCGCGTGCGCGCGGCGAGGCAAATCAATTACCTTATGCTGGCGCTCTTACGCCACAAGAAGCCTACGCCCTGTTGCAAAACGATCCCAAGGTCAAATTGGTCGATGTGCGCACAACTGCTGAACGCGACTGGATCGGTCGTCCGGACATCGCGGCGGAACAACATACGGCTGTGCAATGGAATCTGTATCCGGGCGGGATACCCAACCCGGATTTTTTGCCGCAACTGGAACAAGTTGCAGATAAAGATACCGTCCTGCTCTTTCTCTGCCGCGGTGCCGTACGTTCACGCCACGCCGCCAAGCTGGCAACAGAAAACGGCTATGCCAATTCCTTCGATGTACTGGAAGGTTTTGAAGGCGATAAAGATGCCGATGGCCATCGCAAAAATGTCAACGGCTGGTGCAAGGCAGGCTTGCCCTGGATAGGCGCTTAA
- a CDS encoding TAXI family TRAP transporter solute-binding subunit, whose protein sequence is MPKIFKFTQFSLRDLIVTAGPMTVLVIALCYVAYRLVDPTPPTHVTLATGQENSAYEEFGKKYAAALGKFGIKVTLAPSLGSQENLQRLMDPDSDVDIAFVQSGSIDQEAAKEAGLVSLGSLFTEPIWLFYRESKHITQLTQLKGLRVNVGPEGTGVPKLFKTILSVNGLEPSDVKIKQLENTPATVELLAGRIDALVFSSAPDALLIQMLLQTPGIKLFDFTQAEAYSRRFPYLSHVILPRGIVDLGKDLPPKNYHLIAPTATLVAREDLHPALIDLFVQAAATIHGGAGWFRKQGEFPNASYTEIPVVPEAEKFYRNGPPFLQRYMSFWLANFFERMWVVIVALGALILPLSRIVPPLYVWKVRSRVYRWYGQLRTVEQVIEDVPPEQRATVYPAQLQRLKEIEEKVNQISIPLSFADELYRLRSHINLVRKRILWLSEAKAEAA, encoded by the coding sequence ATGCCGAAAATTTTCAAATTCACTCAATTTTCCTTGCGCGACTTGATCGTCACTGCCGGGCCGATGACGGTTCTGGTCATTGCGCTCTGTTATGTCGCTTACCGCTTGGTCGATCCTACGCCGCCAACGCATGTAACGTTGGCGACCGGACAGGAAAACAGTGCTTATGAAGAATTCGGTAAAAAGTATGCCGCGGCCTTGGGTAAATTCGGTATCAAGGTGACGTTGGCACCATCACTGGGTTCGCAGGAAAATCTGCAGCGTTTGATGGATCCTGATTCGGATGTCGACATTGCATTTGTGCAAAGTGGTTCGATAGATCAGGAAGCGGCGAAGGAAGCCGGACTGGTCTCGTTGGGCAGCTTGTTCACGGAGCCGATCTGGTTGTTTTATCGTGAGAGCAAGCACATCACGCAGTTGACGCAATTGAAGGGATTGCGCGTCAATGTCGGGCCGGAGGGAACTGGTGTGCCGAAGTTGTTCAAGACCATTCTGTCGGTCAACGGTTTGGAACCGAGCGATGTAAAGATCAAGCAATTGGAAAATACGCCCGCTACGGTTGAGTTGCTGGCAGGGCGTATTGATGCGCTCGTTTTTAGTTCGGCACCGGATGCCTTGCTGATACAGATGTTGTTGCAGACACCGGGCATCAAGCTTTTTGACTTCACGCAGGCAGAAGCGTATTCGCGTCGCTTCCCTTATTTATCGCATGTCATTTTGCCGCGCGGGATAGTCGATTTGGGCAAGGATTTGCCACCGAAAAATTATCACTTGATCGCACCGACGGCGACCTTGGTAGCACGCGAAGATTTGCATCCGGCTTTGATCGATTTATTCGTGCAAGCGGCCGCGACAATACACGGTGGTGCCGGTTGGTTCCGCAAGCAGGGAGAATTCCCTAATGCGAGTTACACGGAAATTCCAGTTGTGCCTGAGGCCGAAAAATTCTATCGCAATGGTCCGCCATTTTTGCAACGCTATATGTCGTTCTGGCTGGCCAATTTCTTTGAGCGCATGTGGGTGGTGATTGTGGCACTAGGTGCATTGATCTTGCCGTTGTCGCGCATCGTACCGCCGCTCTATGTATGGAAGGTGCGCTCACGCGTGTATCGCTGGTATGGGCAATTGCGTACCGTCGAACAAGTGATTGAGGATGTGCCACCGGAACAGCGTGCGACTGTTTATCCGGCACAGTTGCAGCGTTTGAAAGAGATAGAGGAGAAGGTGAATCAGATCTCGATTCCGCTTTCGTTCGCGGATGAGTTATATCGCTTGCGCAGCCATATCAATCTGGTGCGCAAGCGTATCTTGTGGCTGAGTGAAGCTAAAGCCGAAGCGGCTTAA
- a CDS encoding peptide chain release factor 3, which produces MSAAPELPSSDSAEVEAFESRTVSSELITSEVARRRTFGIISHPDAGKTTLTEKLLLFSGAIQLAGTVKGRKSGRHATSDWMEIEKQRGISVASSVMQFEYRDHVVNLLDTPGHQDFSEDTYRVLTAVDSALMVIDAAKGVETQTIKLLNVCRMRNTPIITFMNKLDRETRDPLELLDELESVLKIECAPVTWPIGMGKNFRGVYHLLRDEIMLFAPGSEKADQTFEVVKGIDNPRLAEMFPQEIEQLKMEVELVHGASHPFELDAFLNGTRTPVFFGSAINNFGVREILNALLDWAQPPRERDATVRAVKPTELPFSGFVFKIQANMDPAHRDRIAFLRVCSGRFERGMKIKHLRLNREIKVSSVVTFMASSREQVEEAYAGDIIGLPNHGNMQIGDSFSEGELLQFTGIPYFAPDFFRSVRIRNPLKIKQLHKGLQQLGEEGAIQVFKPVNSSDLILGGVGVLQFEVVASRLMNEYGVDAVFEGTSISSARWITCDDKKMLADFEKSSAGHNLAHDAAGNLAYLASSGVNLRLTQERWPAVTFHETREHAVKLA; this is translated from the coding sequence ATGTCCGCCGCGCCCGAATTACCAAGTTCCGATTCCGCTGAAGTAGAAGCGTTTGAATCGCGCACAGTTTCTTCTGAATTGATTACCAGCGAAGTTGCGCGTCGACGCACCTTCGGCATCATCTCGCATCCGGATGCGGGTAAAACCACGCTGACTGAAAAACTGCTGCTGTTCTCCGGCGCGATTCAGCTCGCCGGTACCGTCAAGGGACGCAAGAGCGGACGCCATGCAACGTCCGACTGGATGGAAATCGAAAAGCAGCGCGGCATTTCTGTCGCCAGCTCGGTCATGCAGTTCGAATACCGCGATCACGTCGTCAATTTGCTCGACACCCCAGGTCACCAGGATTTCTCGGAAGATACCTATCGCGTGTTGACGGCGGTCGATTCCGCCTTGATGGTGATTGATGCCGCCAAAGGTGTAGAGACGCAGACGATCAAGTTGCTCAATGTTTGCCGTATGCGCAACACGCCTATCATCACGTTCATGAACAAGCTGGATCGTGAAACACGCGATCCGCTGGAATTGCTGGATGAGCTGGAATCGGTACTCAAGATCGAATGCGCGCCGGTTACCTGGCCGATTGGTATGGGTAAGAATTTCCGCGGCGTGTATCACTTGTTGCGCGATGAAATCATGTTGTTCGCACCGGGCAGCGAGAAGGCGGATCAGACGTTTGAAGTCGTCAAAGGTATCGACAATCCGCGTCTGGCAGAAATGTTCCCGCAAGAGATCGAACAATTGAAGATGGAAGTAGAACTGGTGCATGGCGCTTCGCATCCGTTTGAACTGGACGCCTTCTTGAACGGTACGCGTACGCCGGTCTTCTTCGGCTCCGCGATCAATAACTTCGGTGTACGTGAAATTCTGAATGCCTTGCTGGATTGGGCGCAGCCGCCGCGTGAGCGTGATGCGACTGTGCGTGCCGTCAAGCCGACTGAATTGCCGTTCTCCGGTTTTGTCTTCAAGATTCAAGCCAATATGGATCCAGCACATCGCGATCGTATTGCCTTCTTGCGCGTATGTTCCGGCCGCTTCGAACGTGGCATGAAGATCAAGCATTTGCGCCTCAATCGCGAGATCAAGGTGTCCAGCGTGGTGACCTTCATGGCATCGAGCCGCGAGCAAGTTGAAGAAGCTTACGCCGGCGATATTATCGGCTTGCCGAATCACGGCAATATGCAGATCGGTGACAGTTTTTCCGAAGGCGAATTGCTGCAGTTCACTGGTATTCCTTACTTCGCGCCAGACTTCTTCCGTTCAGTACGCATCCGTAATCCGCTGAAGATCAAACAGTTGCACAAGGGTTTGCAGCAGTTGGGTGAAGAGGGCGCGATTCAAGTGTTCAAACCGGTCAACAGCAGCGATCTGATTTTGGGTGGCGTCGGCGTACTGCAATTTGAAGTGGTTGCGAGCCGCTTGATGAATGAGTACGGCGTCGATGCCGTATTTGAAGGTACCAGCATCAGCAGCGCACGCTGGATTACTTGCGACGACAAGAAGATGCTGGCTGATTTTGAAAAATCATCTGCCGGTCATAATCTGGCCCACGACGCTGCTGGCAATCTGGCCTATCTGGCCAGTTCCGGTGTCAATCTGCGACTGACGCAAGAGCGTTGGCCTGCGGTTACTTTCCACGAAACACGTGAACACGCAGTCAAGCTTGCCTGA
- a CDS encoding DUF1289 domain-containing protein codes for MSNADNPSDLPRSALRPDSPCAGYCSTSHGDEVCKGCGRTFDEVINWIIYDDDEKAAVWARLEAAGLVKR; via the coding sequence ATGAGTAACGCAGATAATCCTTCCGACCTGCCGCGTAGTGCATTGCGGCCCGATTCGCCTTGTGCAGGCTATTGCTCGACTTCGCATGGCGATGAAGTCTGCAAAGGCTGTGGCAGAACCTTCGACGAAGTGATCAATTGGATCATTTACGATGATGACGAGAAAGCCGCCGTATGGGCACGTCTAGAGGCTGCGGGATTGGTAAAACGTTAA
- a CDS encoding flagellar basal body-associated FliL family protein, with the protein MVKTKQSGNLLITILGGTLAIGAVVAIGIAIAWFYFKPSAQQLSPIAYSNFGPMVVRSSQLSIKATVALQTHKEDAAWVQRNKAALDVALQAALANVDSQRVRTPEGAAYVQEMLRDVANATLKTRSVQEVLLTDYIVQSN; encoded by the coding sequence ATGGTCAAAACCAAGCAATCCGGCAATCTGTTGATCACGATACTTGGTGGCACGCTGGCTATCGGAGCGGTTGTCGCTATCGGGATTGCGATTGCATGGTTTTATTTCAAGCCTAGTGCGCAGCAGTTAAGTCCTATCGCGTATTCCAATTTTGGTCCGATGGTGGTGCGTTCTTCGCAACTTTCGATCAAGGCTACCGTTGCGTTGCAAACGCATAAGGAAGACGCTGCATGGGTACAGCGCAACAAGGCGGCCTTGGATGTTGCCTTGCAGGCAGCGCTGGCCAATGTCGATTCGCAACGCGTGAGAACGCCGGAAGGCGCTGCATACGTGCAAGAAATGTTGCGCGATGTGGCGAATGCAACCCTCAAGACACGCAGCGTTCAGGAAGTGTTGTTGACTGATTACATCGTTCAGTCGAACTGA
- a CDS encoding Signal transduction histidine kinase, translating to MQIRTLFFVIILGAIGALAALNWNTFNTPTELWLGVTTVQAPLGLVMLGLTALLTFYFLVCILYLQSSVMLEARRHAKELQNSRELEASRFSELHRFIDEKTQTVVKQDADEQTALIERLEKLETGVVAAVEQSGNTLAAYIGELEDRLERGGNTITPSRPA from the coding sequence ATGCAGATTCGTACTTTGTTTTTCGTTATCATCCTTGGAGCCATCGGCGCGCTTGCCGCGTTGAATTGGAATACGTTCAATACACCAACCGAACTCTGGCTTGGTGTGACAACCGTACAGGCGCCGCTGGGTTTGGTCATGTTGGGATTGACCGCCTTGCTCACGTTTTACTTCCTGGTCTGTATCCTTTACCTGCAATCTTCCGTCATGCTGGAAGCACGGCGTCATGCGAAGGAATTGCAAAACAGCCGTGAACTGGAAGCCTCTCGTTTTAGCGAATTGCATCGTTTCATAGATGAGAAAACACAAACGGTTGTGAAGCAGGATGCCGATGAGCAGACTGCACTCATAGAAAGATTGGAAAAGCTCGAAACCGGTGTCGTTGCAGCAGTCGAACAATCCGGTAATACATTGGCCGCTTATATTGGCGAGTTGGAAGATCGGCTGGAACGCGGTGGTAATACGATCACGCCAAGTCGGCCTGCATAA
- a CDS encoding phosphate/phosphite/phosphonate ABC transporter substrate-binding protein has product MKLASLLAMTVLAAGINSAAAQDLVLAINEGVTYQDGGPASERYKPLLQLLSKELKQNVKLQTVDKYAVFEKGLAEGKYDLAFIHPAHVGLLAVKKNGYEGLVTAKGFTDYRARVMVAQASPLKSMQDLRGKKIGVPSVESITTVMFTANLHELRFPNPEKTYTPTRYQDAVPFMIENGFVDAGVTGSAGVAKAWVAKGGRILGETKPIPIKQFLASKKLSDAEREKVKNLLLNLSENEAGKNALSKIGMTGFVPWNATAMDEATARLGL; this is encoded by the coding sequence ATGAAACTCGCATCTCTTTTGGCAATGACAGTATTGGCGGCGGGCATTAATTCCGCAGCGGCACAAGATCTGGTCCTGGCCATAAACGAAGGTGTGACTTACCAAGATGGCGGCCCAGCCAGTGAGCGTTACAAGCCACTTCTGCAATTGCTGTCAAAAGAGCTGAAACAGAATGTGAAGCTGCAAACCGTCGATAAATACGCGGTATTTGAAAAAGGCTTGGCCGAAGGTAAATACGATCTGGCATTCATACACCCAGCCCATGTCGGTTTGCTGGCAGTGAAAAAGAACGGTTATGAAGGTCTGGTCACCGCCAAAGGCTTTACTGATTACCGCGCCCGCGTGATGGTTGCACAAGCATCACCATTGAAATCCATGCAGGATTTGCGTGGCAAGAAAATCGGCGTGCCATCGGTGGAATCCATCACCACCGTGATGTTCACCGCCAATCTGCACGAATTACGCTTCCCTAATCCGGAAAAAACATACACACCAACTCGCTATCAAGACGCCGTACCGTTCATGATTGAAAACGGCTTTGTCGATGCCGGCGTTACCGGTTCAGCCGGTGTCGCAAAAGCATGGGTTGCCAAAGGCGGCCGCATTCTGGGCGAAACAAAACCGATTCCAATAAAGCAATTCCTGGCCTCGAAAAAACTGAGCGACGCAGAACGCGAAAAAGTCAAAAACCTGTTGCTGAATTTATCGGAAAACGAAGCAGGTAAAAATGCCTTATCCAAAATTGGCATGACCGGCTTTGTCCCATGGAATGCTACTGCTATGGATGAAGCAACTGCACGCCTCGGTCTGTAA
- a CDS encoding methylglyoxal synthase, with amino-acid sequence MPASRRNFRIGLATSRTHQDARDSALALLLNGSRVAIEEHLQPELIVVGRTLDAMDHLGLLKDYPRIERFPYGRHGGLMKLVSRVVDSDPERRLDAVIYLMDPVDPSSTFPEAVALKRQCVIHGKPFLSTLASAREWLELESIAIGAAPNPELDATFDLKNEGIAMIAHDAMKDRMLDIAERHFELLDQFGFRCATGTTGSLLNKLAQKIKGEEAGRNWVKPYLSGPMGGDAQIAELILDRQQCRRVLFLEDPHVARQHEADIQLLERAARTVTDYALCISNEKCGERWLDLLEQRVNLCRN; translated from the coding sequence ATGCCTGCTTCTCGCCGTAATTTCCGCATTGGATTAGCCACTAGCCGCACTCACCAAGACGCTCGCGACTCCGCACTAGCCCTCTTACTCAATGGTAGCCGCGTTGCGATTGAAGAACATTTACAACCCGAATTAATCGTGGTCGGACGCACGCTGGATGCGATGGATCATCTCGGTTTGTTGAAAGATTATCCGCGTATCGAACGTTTTCCTTACGGCCGACATGGTGGTTTGATGAAACTGGTCTCGCGCGTGGTGGATAGTGATCCTGAGCGTCGATTGGATGCTGTCATTTACTTGATGGATCCGGTTGACCCTTCATCCACATTCCCGGAGGCGGTCGCTTTGAAGCGGCAATGCGTGATTCATGGCAAACCGTTTTTATCGACGCTGGCTAGCGCACGTGAATGGCTGGAGCTGGAATCGATCGCGATCGGCGCAGCGCCAAATCCTGAGCTGGATGCCACGTTCGATTTGAAGAATGAGGGTATTGCAATGATTGCCCACGATGCGATGAAAGATCGCATGCTGGACATCGCAGAGCGCCATTTTGAATTACTGGATCAATTCGGATTCCGTTGCGCGACTGGCACGACGGGGAGCTTGCTGAACAAGCTGGCGCAGAAAATCAAAGGTGAAGAAGCCGGTCGTAACTGGGTCAAACCTTATCTGAGTGGCCCGATGGGTGGTGATGCGCAGATCGCAGAATTGATACTGGATAGGCAGCAGTGTCGTCGTGTTTTGTTTTTGGAAGACCCGCATGTCGCGCGTCAGCATGAAGCGGATATCCAGTTACTGGAACGTGCGGCGCGCACGGTGACGGATTATGCGCTGTGTATCAGTAACGAGAAGTGCGGCGAGCGCTGGCTGGATTTGCTGGAGCAGCGCGTCAATTTATGTAGAAATTAA
- a CDS encoding purine-cytosine permease family protein yields the protein MALPNAPAAASNAAFTPIPAADRVFSFRDHAALWFSLGVGLLVMQIGAFLGTALGTQTALFAIIVGSLLGAALLGLVAYIGFERGLSSPVLMCQTLGTSFAKLPVILNVIQLIGWSAFELVVMRDGTTALIKDITGIDAIWLPYVTALFWGLLLVGLATGSMIGLVRWFVGRFGLPLVILSLIWLTYQFVLKAQVQGLDAIWNRSGDGSMSTLAGIDLVMAMPVSWLPLVADFARYGKAGASTFRGTWLGFAVANIWCHALGVLIVSTSNPGADLMTTLLLAQGGLIALGLILIDEMDNAYGDVYSGSVSLNFLNGKFTIRFWGITLALVATGCALFLPMHGLEPFLLLLSSVFVPLFGVVISQLAAKGQATDKGVNVVPVAIWLIGIAAFHICPLLWPVVGSALPSLTITLLLGSIYRMSRRPALQSA from the coding sequence ATGGCTTTACCAAACGCACCTGCGGCAGCAAGCAATGCTGCCTTCACACCTATTCCTGCGGCTGACAGAGTTTTTTCCTTCCGCGATCACGCTGCGCTGTGGTTCAGTCTCGGCGTCGGCTTGCTCGTCATGCAGATCGGCGCATTTCTTGGCACCGCGCTCGGCACGCAAACAGCATTGTTCGCCATTATCGTCGGCTCTCTGCTCGGTGCCGCCCTGCTCGGTCTGGTTGCCTACATAGGATTTGAACGTGGCTTGTCCAGCCCGGTACTGATGTGCCAAACCCTGGGCACATCATTTGCCAAATTGCCAGTGATTCTGAACGTCATTCAATTGATAGGCTGGAGCGCATTTGAATTGGTCGTCATGCGCGACGGCACGACTGCCTTGATCAAGGACATCACAGGCATAGACGCAATCTGGCTGCCATATGTCACGGCGCTGTTCTGGGGCCTGCTACTGGTTGGTCTTGCAACCGGTTCAATGATCGGTTTGGTACGTTGGTTCGTCGGCCGCTTCGGCCTGCCTTTGGTTATTCTTTCGCTGATCTGGCTAACCTATCAATTTGTCTTGAAAGCGCAGGTACAAGGTTTGGATGCGATCTGGAATAGATCCGGTGATGGTTCTATGAGTACGCTGGCCGGGATCGATCTGGTGATGGCGATGCCAGTGTCGTGGTTGCCATTGGTTGCTGATTTTGCGCGTTATGGTAAAGCCGGCGCCAGCACCTTCCGCGGCACATGGCTGGGTTTTGCGGTAGCGAATATCTGGTGTCACGCCTTAGGCGTATTGATCGTCAGCACGTCCAATCCGGGTGCTGATTTGATGACGACTTTGTTGCTGGCACAAGGCGGCTTAATTGCGCTAGGTCTGATTCTGATCGATGAGATGGATAACGCTTACGGCGATGTGTATTCCGGATCGGTCTCGCTCAATTTCCTGAATGGAAAATTCACGATACGCTTCTGGGGTATTACACTCGCCTTGGTCGCAACCGGCTGCGCACTCTTCCTGCCTATGCACGGACTGGAACCTTTCCTGCTCTTGCTCAGTTCGGTCTTCGTGCCCTTGTTCGGCGTCGTTATTTCGCAATTGGCAGCGAAGGGACAAGCGACAGATAAAGGTGTGAATGTTGTACCTGTTGCCATCTGGCTGATCGGCATTGCGGCCTTCCACATCTGCCCACTTCTATGGCCGGTAGTCGGTTCGGCTTTGCCTAGTCTGACAATCACGCTGCTGCTGGGAAGTATTTACCGGATGTCACGTCGCCCGGCATTGCAATCTGCTTGA
- a CDS encoding efflux transporter outer membrane subunit, which translates to MTTRFIFRRTRLALAVAALMTLSACASRIDATRPNLELPATWAEASPAGIELQRDWWRGFGSDELSGLIDQALAANPDLSIAAERVTQAEITARSAGASLFPLLTVSANTNVGSNKPGPVSTGWNKTEGSGVALSVAYEVDVWGRVAAVASGANASLNASRYDLETVRLTLTTGVANAYFQTLALRVRLRVAENNLAIAEKVYAIVEARYRYGSASALDMSRQRGTVLTQRNTLLPLQVQERQTVSALAILLGRQPQALQVAAQNLTTLNVPEVSPGLPSTLITRRPDIASVEAQLYAADANVAAARAALLPTISLTGAAGNSSAALLALGNPAYSVGLTASIVQTLFDGNRLRLQVETSESVRRQLIENYRRTVYASLKEVDDALSNASRNFAQEQAQIEIKKEAERALKLSELRYREGADDLNTLLDAQRTLFTADDTLAQLRLLRLTGTTDVFKALGGGWSRPQVEVK; encoded by the coding sequence ATGACTACACGTTTTATTTTCCGTCGTACTCGTCTCGCGCTTGCTGTTGCAGCGCTGATGACACTAAGCGCCTGCGCCAGCCGTATCGATGCAACGCGACCGAATCTTGAGTTGCCTGCGACCTGGGCCGAAGCATCGCCTGCCGGCATTGAATTGCAGCGCGACTGGTGGCGTGGCTTTGGCTCGGATGAGTTGTCTGGTTTGATCGATCAAGCTCTGGCTGCGAATCCGGATTTGAGCATCGCGGCAGAACGCGTGACGCAAGCAGAGATTACAGCACGTAGTGCCGGCGCATCCTTGTTCCCATTGCTGACTGTGAGTGCGAATACCAATGTGGGTTCTAACAAGCCGGGCCCCGTAAGTACCGGTTGGAACAAAACAGAAGGCTCCGGTGTGGCGCTCAGCGTGGCCTACGAGGTCGATGTCTGGGGTCGTGTTGCGGCGGTTGCCAGCGGTGCCAACGCATCGCTGAATGCCAGTCGCTACGATCTGGAAACAGTCAGACTGACGCTCACCACCGGCGTTGCGAATGCTTATTTCCAAACGTTGGCTTTGCGCGTGCGTTTGCGTGTTGCAGAGAACAATCTGGCGATTGCAGAAAAAGTGTATGCGATAGTCGAGGCGCGTTACCGCTATGGTTCTGCCTCAGCGTTGGATATGAGTCGCCAACGCGGCACTGTACTTACGCAGCGCAATACCTTGTTGCCTTTGCAGGTGCAGGAACGGCAAACAGTAAGTGCCTTGGCAATTTTGCTCGGACGTCAGCCGCAAGCCTTGCAGGTTGCTGCACAAAATTTGACTACGTTGAATGTGCCGGAGGTCAGCCCGGGTTTGCCGTCGACCTTGATTACACGCCGACCAGACATTGCCAGTGTAGAAGCGCAACTGTATGCGGCTGATGCCAACGTCGCAGCGGCGCGTGCCGCATTGTTGCCGACTATTTCATTAACAGGCGCTGCAGGTAATTCCAGTGCAGCTCTGTTGGCACTTGGTAATCCGGCGTATAGCGTGGGTCTTACCGCGTCCATCGTACAAACTTTATTCGATGGCAATCGCTTGCGTCTGCAAGTGGAAACCAGCGAATCGGTACGTCGTCAGTTGATTGAAAATTATCGCCGTACGGTTTATGCCTCGTTGAAAGAAGTCGATGATGCGCTCAGCAATGCGAGTCGTAATTTCGCCCAGGAGCAAGCGCAAATCGAAATCAAGAAAGAAGCAGAGCGCGCATTGAAATTATCTGAGCTGCGTTATCGCGAAGGCGCAGATGATTTGAATACATTACTGGATGCGCAACGTACCTTGTTCACGGCAGACGATACATTGGCACAACTGAGGTTGTTGCGCCTGACCGGTACCACCGATGTATTCAAAGCATTGGGTGGTGGCTGGAGCAGGCCGCAAGTCGAAGTGAAGTAA